A region of Pirellulales bacterium DNA encodes the following proteins:
- a CDS encoding Gfo/Idh/MocA family oxidoreductase, with the protein MPHRSTRRTFVKTLAAAGAGLSRAASRAWAAPIERLNIASIGTGGKGWSDLSETAKSPHVNVVALCNIDESAEHLGRAAEAFPKARRYTDWRRLLDEARDIDAVIVSTPDHMHAPISLAAIALGKHVHCQKPLTHTVAEARQMRLAAKKAGVVTQMGNQIQSHVAYRMAVKLVHDGVIGKVREVYSWQSGPMRWLIESDRPEGADPVPAGLHWDSWLGVAPARPYKAKIYHPFNWRAWQDFSNGQLGDFGCHILDPVFMALDLTAPLTVRAEAPPINREVWTKSATVYYDFPGTQRTADSTLKLTWYEGDGQQPPRELLGVPDSFKLPGAGSVLKGERGTLVIPHVAMPQLLPAEKFADYRFPEVGDRSHYLSWADACRGEGSTTSHFDYAGPLTEAVLLGTVAIRLPREALHWDAAALKIANSSDANSLLSKPYREGWA; encoded by the coding sequence ATGCCGCATCGTTCGACTCGCCGCACGTTCGTCAAAACCTTGGCCGCCGCAGGGGCGGGGCTGTCGCGGGCCGCGTCGCGGGCCTGGGCGGCCCCGATCGAACGGCTCAATATCGCCAGCATCGGCACGGGCGGAAAGGGCTGGTCGGACCTGAGCGAGACGGCCAAGAGCCCGCACGTGAATGTGGTGGCGCTGTGCAACATCGACGAGAGCGCCGAGCACTTGGGCCGCGCCGCCGAAGCCTTTCCCAAGGCCCGCCGCTATACCGATTGGCGGCGGCTGCTCGACGAGGCCCGCGATATCGACGCCGTCATCGTCTCGACGCCCGACCACATGCACGCCCCGATTTCGCTGGCCGCCATCGCGCTGGGCAAGCACGTCCATTGCCAGAAGCCGCTGACGCACACCGTGGCCGAGGCCCGGCAGATGCGCCTGGCGGCGAAGAAGGCCGGCGTCGTCACGCAAATGGGCAATCAGATTCAGTCGCACGTGGCCTATCGCATGGCCGTGAAGCTGGTTCACGACGGTGTGATTGGCAAAGTGCGGGAAGTCTATTCCTGGCAGAGCGGGCCGATGCGGTGGCTGATCGAAAGCGACCGGCCGGAAGGCGCCGACCCCGTTCCCGCGGGCCTGCACTGGGACAGTTGGCTCGGTGTGGCGCCCGCCCGGCCGTATAAGGCGAAGATTTATCATCCTTTCAACTGGCGTGCCTGGCAGGATTTCAGCAACGGACAACTCGGCGACTTCGGCTGCCATATTCTCGATCCCGTTTTCATGGCCCTCGATTTGACCGCGCCGCTCACTGTGCGGGCTGAGGCGCCGCCGATCAACCGCGAGGTGTGGACCAAGTCGGCCACGGTTTACTATGACTTCCCCGGCACCCAGCGGACCGCCGATTCGACGTTGAAGCTCACCTGGTATGAGGGCGACGGACAGCAGCCGCCGCGCGAGCTGCTCGGCGTGCCCGATAGTTTTAAGCTGCCCGGCGCGGGTTCGGTGCTGAAAGGCGAGCGGGGAACGCTCGTGATTCCGCACGTGGCCATGCCGCAGTTGCTGCCCGCGGAAAAGTTCGCCGATTACAGGTTTCCGGAGGTCGGCGACCGGAGCCATTACCTTTCGTGGGCCGATGCCTGCCGCGGCGAAGGATCGACCACGTCACATTTCGACTATGCCGGGCCGCTCACCGAGGCGGTGCTGCTGGGCACGGTGGCGATCCGCCTGCCGCGCGAAGCTCTGCACTGGGACGCCGCGGCGTTGAAGATCGCCAATTCGTCGGACGCCAATTCATTGCTGAGCAAACCGTATCGTGAGGGCTGGGCATAA
- a CDS encoding DUF58 domain-containing protein gives MPSDARQLVDPAFFSRLENLELRAKGIVEGFMHGLHRSPFVGFSVEFASHREYAQGDDLRHVNWKLFARQRRLYVKQFDAETNMNLYLLLDISGSMDCRSKGISKREYGAALAAALAHLALKQHDAVGLALLADEVVAHLPPKARAHQLQEILRVIDGAKPRPTADGGHGGSGRAFQQAAELCNHRGIVVILSDLFDDLDTLMKAIERLRFRNHEVIVFHLWDPWERYLPLEGHYRFHDLETDEVLVTQAESVRDDYVKAVEEWRAQLDTECRNRAIDRVELTSRRRCMPRSTTAAPSAPKSCRWCCGWRRASASWSCANG, from the coding sequence ATGCCCAGCGACGCCCGACAACTCGTCGATCCGGCTTTCTTCTCGCGGCTCGAGAACCTCGAACTGCGGGCCAAGGGCATCGTCGAAGGTTTTATGCACGGCCTGCACCGCAGCCCGTTCGTCGGGTTCAGCGTCGAGTTCGCCTCGCACCGCGAATATGCCCAGGGCGACGACCTGCGGCACGTGAATTGGAAACTGTTTGCCCGGCAACGGCGGCTGTATGTCAAGCAGTTCGACGCCGAAACGAACATGAACCTCTACCTGCTGCTGGATATCAGCGGGTCGATGGACTGCCGCAGCAAAGGCATCAGCAAGCGGGAGTACGGCGCGGCGCTGGCTGCCGCCCTGGCCCACCTGGCGCTCAAGCAGCACGACGCGGTCGGGCTGGCGCTGTTGGCCGACGAGGTCGTGGCACACCTGCCGCCCAAGGCCCGCGCCCATCAACTGCAGGAGATCCTGCGCGTCATCGACGGCGCCAAACCGCGGCCCACTGCCGACGGTGGTCATGGGGGAAGCGGCCGGGCCTTCCAGCAGGCAGCCGAACTGTGCAACCATCGCGGCATCGTGGTGATTCTCAGCGATCTGTTCGACGATCTCGACACGTTGATGAAGGCCATCGAGCGGCTCCGTTTCCGCAATCACGAGGTGATCGTCTTTCACCTCTGGGATCCCTGGGAGCGCTATCTGCCGCTGGAAGGCCACTATCGTTTTCACGACTTGGAGACCGACGAGGTGCTCGTCACGCAGGCCGAGAGCGTGCGCGACGATTACGTGAAGGCGGTCGAGGAGTGGCGAGCGCAATTGGATACGGAGTGCCGCAATCGGGCCATCGACCGCGTGGAGTTGACCAGCAGACGTCGGTGCATGCCACGGTCCACAACGGCGGCCCCTTCGGCACCGAAGAGCTGTCGGTGGTGCTGCGGCTGGCGGCGGGCCAGCGCAAGCTGGAGCTGCGCGAACGGGTGA